A stretch of Thermoanaerobacter uzonensis DSM 18761 DNA encodes these proteins:
- a CDS encoding galactokinase, whose amino-acid sequence MKTAVIEALEKFYGKNDAEIRLFYSPGRVNLIGEHTDYNGGYVFPCALDFGTYAAIRKRNDKKVFMASLNFDLKVEVDLDALNFDKSHDWANYPKGVLKVLQDEGYDFSGFEIVFEGNIPNGAGLSSSASIELVTAVAVNEVFNLNIDRIKLVKLCQKAENTFVGVNCGIMDQFAVGMGKKDHAILLKSDTLEYSYVPLKLEGYKILITNTNKRRGLLDSKYNERRSECEKALSYLQKALPVKNLSEITIEQFEEYKDLVPDEVLRKRAKHVITENKRVLDAVKALNDKDLIKFGELMIESHNSLRDDYEVTGKELDTLVEEALKLKGVIGSRMTGAGFGGCTVSIVKKDAVEEFIEVVTHNYTQKIGYRPTVYITGVGEGAGEIKY is encoded by the coding sequence ATGAAAACGGCTGTAATTGAAGCACTTGAAAAATTCTACGGTAAAAATGATGCTGAAATAAGGCTTTTCTATTCTCCGGGACGAGTAAATCTAATAGGAGAGCATACAGATTACAATGGAGGCTATGTATTTCCTTGTGCCCTTGACTTTGGAACATATGCTGCGATTAGAAAAAGAAATGACAAAAAAGTCTTCATGGCTTCTTTAAATTTCGATTTAAAGGTGGAAGTAGACCTTGATGCACTCAATTTTGATAAAAGCCATGATTGGGCCAACTACCCCAAAGGGGTTTTAAAAGTGTTACAGGATGAGGGGTATGACTTTTCTGGATTTGAAATTGTGTTTGAAGGCAACATTCCAAATGGCGCTGGACTTTCCTCATCTGCTTCAATAGAGCTGGTTACTGCTGTTGCAGTTAATGAAGTTTTCAATTTAAATATTGACAGAATAAAATTGGTGAAATTGTGTCAAAAAGCAGAAAATACTTTTGTTGGGGTAAATTGTGGCATAATGGACCAATTTGCTGTTGGAATGGGTAAAAAAGACCATGCTATTTTATTAAAAAGCGATACATTAGAGTATTCATACGTGCCTTTGAAGTTAGAAGGTTATAAAATTTTGATAACAAATACAAATAAAAGGAGAGGGCTCTTGGATTCAAAATACAATGAAAGAAGAAGTGAATGTGAAAAGGCCCTTTCATATCTTCAAAAGGCTTTGCCTGTAAAAAATCTATCTGAAATTACAATTGAACAATTTGAAGAATACAAAGATTTGGTACCTGACGAAGTGCTTAGAAAAAGGGCAAAGCATGTTATAACTGAAAATAAAAGAGTTTTAGATGCAGTAAAAGCACTTAATGATAAAGACTTAATCAAATTTGGAGAATTAATGATTGAATCTCACAATTCTTTGAGAGATGATTACGAAGTTACAGGGAAAGAACTGGACACTTTGGTAGAAGAAGCGTTAAAATTAAAGGGAGTAATAGGTTCCCGTATGACTGGAGCAGGCTTTGGTGGCTGCACTGTAAGCATTGTAAAAAAGGATGCAGTAGAGGAATTTATAGAAGTGGTTACTCACAATTACACTCAAAAAATAGGCTACAGGCCAACAGTCTATATAACGGGAGTAGGTGAAGGAGCAGGAGAAATTAAATACTGA
- the galE gene encoding UDP-glucose 4-epimerase GalE — translation MAVLVCGGAGYIGSHTVAALLRRNEEVVVVDNLVTGHKESVLGGKLYIGDLRDEAFLDKVFTENEIEAVIDFAAFSLVGESVEEPFKYYENNVCGTLSLLKAMKKHNVNKIVFSSTAATYGEPERIPIEEEDRTNPTSPYGETKLAVEKMLKWADSAYGIKYVALRYFNVAGAIETGEIGEDHSPETHLIPIILQVALGKREKIMIYGDDYPTKDGTCIRDYIHVMDLADAHILALYKLRKDNNSAIYNLGNGEGFSVKEVIEVARKVTGHPIPAEVAGRRPGDPAVLVASSKKAIEELGWVPKHPSLEEIIESAWMWHKNHPNGFKRG, via the coding sequence ATGGCGGTTTTAGTATGCGGTGGTGCAGGTTATATTGGAAGCCACACAGTTGCAGCACTTTTAAGGAGAAATGAAGAAGTTGTCGTTGTAGATAACCTTGTCACAGGACATAAGGAATCTGTTTTGGGAGGAAAACTGTATATAGGCGATTTAAGGGATGAAGCTTTTTTAGACAAGGTATTTACAGAAAATGAAATTGAAGCGGTAATTGATTTTGCAGCTTTTTCACTTGTGGGAGAAAGTGTAGAGGAGCCATTTAAATATTATGAAAACAACGTATGCGGGACATTGAGCCTTTTAAAAGCGATGAAGAAACACAATGTCAACAAAATCGTGTTTTCTTCAACAGCTGCAACATATGGAGAACCAGAGAGAATTCCAATAGAAGAGGAAGATAGAACTAATCCCACAAGCCCTTATGGTGAGACAAAGCTTGCCGTTGAAAAGATGCTAAAATGGGCAGACAGTGCTTATGGAATCAAATACGTCGCTTTGCGATATTTTAACGTTGCAGGGGCTATTGAAACAGGCGAGATTGGAGAGGACCATTCGCCTGAGACGCACCTTATACCGATTATACTTCAGGTTGCACTTGGGAAAAGAGAAAAGATAATGATTTATGGTGATGATTATCCTACTAAAGATGGGACATGTATAAGAGATTATATTCACGTGATGGATTTAGCAGATGCACATATACTTGCGCTTTATAAATTGAGAAAAGACAATAATAGCGCAATTTATAACCTGGGAAATGGAGAAGGTTTTAGTGTAAAGGAAGTGATAGAAGTTGCAAGAAAAGTGACAGGGCATCCTATTCCAGCAGAAGTTGCTGGGCGCCGTCCCGGGGATCCTGCAGTACTTGTGGCATCTTCCAAAAAGGCAATAGAAGAGTTAGGTTGGGTGCCAAAACATCCATCTTTAGAAGAAATAATTGAAAGTGCTTGGATGTGGCACAAAAATCATCCAAATGGCTTTAAGAGAGGGTAA
- a CDS encoding Uma2 family endonuclease: MENIIPKNKKITYEEFEEIDSKTDEMLEFINGEIYLLSAPSVAHQRILTNLSTEFGIYFRDKKCKHFVAPLDVILQNDQEKHKVQPDITVICDEKGLTENNYTGVPELVVEILSPSTASKDYIIKMDLYMRFGIKEYWIVSPKNQEIQIFSLQDGVYGEPINFSKDEVLKSVIFDDLKIDLKNIF, encoded by the coding sequence ATGGAAAATATAATACCTAAAAACAAAAAAATTACTTATGAAGAATTCGAAGAAATAGACTCTAAAACTGATGAAATGCTCGAATTCATAAACGGCGAAATATATTTGTTATCCGCCCCTTCAGTGGCACACCAAAGAATTTTAACGAACTTATCGACAGAATTTGGAATATATTTTAGAGATAAAAAGTGCAAACATTTTGTTGCCCCTTTAGATGTTATACTACAAAATGACCAAGAAAAGCACAAAGTACAGCCAGATATAACTGTTATTTGTGATGAAAAAGGACTCACTGAAAATAACTATACTGGAGTACCTGAACTTGTAGTGGAGATACTATCTCCTTCCACAGCATCAAAAGATTATATCATAAAAATGGATTTATATATGAGGTTTGGAATAAAAGAATACTGGATAGTATCACCAAAAAACCAAGAAATTCAGATATTTAGTTTGCAAGACGGCGTATACGGTGAACCAATTAATTTTTCAAAAGATGAGGTATTAAAATCGGTGATATTCGATGACTTAAAAATTGATTTGAAAAATATATTTTAA
- a CDS encoding fibronectin type III domain-containing protein, whose translation MMVIKKVPVNPWFATNASSLVFKGITTSPDPSLAPNWPVDSKVVATIINRKEVNINWSPAVDRTFTKYLIKNGDETVAILNADTTSYTITGLLPNKDYQFTIYAVNEENNMTEGPSVFFKTTNK comes from the coding sequence ATGATGGTAATAAAAAAAGTTCCAGTAAATCCCTGGTTTGCTACAAATGCTAGTTCACTTGTGTTTAAAGGTATTACAACTTCTCCAGATCCATCCCTTGCTCCAAATTGGCCAGTGGACAGCAAAGTTGTAGCCACAATTATTAATCGTAAAGAAGTAAATATAAACTGGAGTCCAGCTGTTGATAGAACTTTTACAAAGTATCTTATAAAAAATGGAGATGAAACAGTTGCCATATTAAATGCTGATACAACTTCTTATACAATAACTGGACTTTTGCCTAATAAAGACTATCAGTTTACTATTTATGCTGTTAATGAAGAAAATAATATGACAGAAGGCCCAAGTGTCTTTTTTAAAACAACTAACAAATGA
- a CDS encoding TTE1925 family mutarotase, whose product MAIKIDKMNFLGWENSIKLSNGIIDVVATTDIGPRIVRFGFENDVNEFNLDPKTIGLKGGDEYRYYGGHRLWHSPEDRKRTYVPDNDEVDWHEIENGMRLIQKPEKWVNTQKQIDIILSPDENKVRLIHRITNLGAWPIELSAWTITVLATEGIEIIPQPNKDTDLLPNRQIVLWPYSKMNDKRVYWGEKYIALKQDPNNKAPFKLGINNQEGWAAYARGGHLFVKRYYPQHDATYPDFGVSFETYTNDWMLEIETLSPFTKLQPGETVEHIEEWELYNNVNVKDIDEGAFDEVVEKYCRK is encoded by the coding sequence ATGGCAATAAAAATTGACAAAATGAACTTTTTAGGGTGGGAAAACAGTATAAAACTGTCCAATGGCATTATTGATGTTGTGGCTACAACTGATATAGGCCCAAGAATTGTAAGGTTTGGATTTGAAAATGATGTAAACGAATTTAATTTGGACCCTAAAACTATTGGCTTAAAAGGAGGTGACGAATACAGATATTATGGCGGCCATAGACTGTGGCACAGCCCCGAAGACAGAAAGAGGACATATGTACCAGACAACGATGAAGTTGATTGGCATGAAATAGAAAACGGTATGAGACTTATTCAAAAGCCAGAAAAATGGGTTAACACACAAAAGCAAATCGATATAATCTTAAGCCCTGATGAGAACAAAGTTAGGCTTATACACAGGATAACTAATCTTGGAGCATGGCCTATTGAGCTTTCAGCATGGACAATAACAGTACTTGCTACAGAAGGCATCGAAATAATTCCTCAACCAAATAAAGATACAGATTTACTTCCCAATAGGCAAATTGTGCTCTGGCCTTATTCTAAAATGAATGACAAAAGGGTGTATTGGGGAGAAAAATATATTGCACTGAAACAAGATCCTAATAACAAAGCTCCCTTTAAGTTAGGAATTAACAATCAAGAAGGCTGGGCAGCTTACGCAAGAGGAGGACATCTTTTTGTAAAAAGGTATTATCCACAGCACGACGCAACATATCCTGACTTTGGCGTATCTTTTGAAACATATACAAACGATTGGATGCTTGAAATAGAAACATTAAGTCCATTTACAAAATTACAGCCCGGTGAAACTGTTGAGCATATTGAAGAATGGGAGCTTTACAATAATGTAAATGTAAAAGATATAGATGAAGGTGCATTTGATGAGGTTGTAGAAAAATATTGCAGGAAGTAA
- the galR gene encoding transcriptional regulator GalR, producing the protein MENLIPVSYKLLKGMNESVILNIIRKMGPISRADIAKETNLTPPTVTNIVNKLIAENIVMEYKVGESNGGRPPVLIKLNPDFMSIIVIHISTYNLHQYTLDAELKTKKKEKNSIRGLKQEEVLELLTSVLDKAIKESPQNVSGIGIVVRGPVKMKEGISVFAPNIGWRNVPLKSIVEERFGIPTYIINDVRAMALGEFHMGKAKDVENMIFLKVGYGIGSAILINGRIYTGASDGAGEIGHTTIDVAGPQCSCGNYGCFEALASEKALVNLVVKSIKEGMDSIVYQMAEGMLDSVTPEIIYEAAKLNDKLAVNALKTIGRYLGIGIANTINTFNPELILIGGGIVQARELIEDIIIETAKKRTFENSFSSCRIAFAELGDDATLIGAANMVMDEVL; encoded by the coding sequence ATGGAAAACTTAATACCAGTCAGCTACAAATTGTTAAAAGGAATGAACGAATCAGTTATATTAAATATCATAAGAAAAATGGGACCTATTTCAAGAGCGGATATTGCCAAAGAGACAAATTTAACGCCGCCGACGGTGACTAACATTGTAAATAAACTCATTGCTGAAAATATTGTGATGGAGTACAAAGTTGGCGAATCAAATGGTGGAAGGCCTCCTGTACTTATCAAATTAAATCCTGATTTTATGAGTATTATTGTCATTCATATAAGCACCTACAACTTACATCAATATACTCTTGATGCAGAACTTAAAACAAAAAAGAAAGAGAAGAATTCTATTAGAGGTTTAAAGCAAGAAGAAGTTTTAGAATTGTTGACATCTGTTCTTGATAAAGCAATAAAAGAATCTCCACAAAATGTATCGGGGATAGGAATTGTAGTTAGAGGACCTGTAAAAATGAAAGAAGGTATATCTGTATTTGCACCTAATATTGGGTGGAGAAATGTTCCTTTAAAATCAATTGTAGAAGAGAGGTTTGGAATACCTACTTATATTATAAATGACGTGCGAGCTATGGCTTTAGGAGAATTTCACATGGGCAAAGCAAAAGATGTTGAAAATATGATATTTTTAAAGGTTGGCTATGGAATAGGTTCAGCAATACTTATAAATGGTAGGATATATACTGGAGCCAGTGACGGTGCTGGTGAAATAGGGCATACAACTATTGATGTAGCAGGGCCACAATGTAGTTGCGGCAATTACGGTTGTTTTGAAGCATTGGCTTCAGAGAAAGCCTTAGTGAATTTAGTTGTTAAATCTATTAAAGAGGGTATGGATTCTATTGTGTATCAAATGGCAGAAGGGATGTTAGACAGTGTTACTCCTGAGATTATATACGAGGCAGCAAAACTAAACGATAAATTAGCAGTCAATGCTTTAAAAACTATAGGAAGATATTTAGGAATAGGTATAGCCAATACAATAAATACATTTAACCCAGAGCTCATTTTGATAGGGGGAGGGATTGTGCAGGCACGTGAGCTTATTGAAGATATCATCATAGAAACTGCTAAAAAGCGCACTTTTGAGAATTCATTTTCTTCCTGCAGAATAGCTTTTGCTGAATTAGGTGATGATGCTACACTCATCGGCGCTGCCAATATGGTCATGGATGAAGTATTGTAA
- a CDS encoding sugar ABC transporter ATP-binding protein, producing MSLALEKFLMAEAGGIKMAANEFVLEMNNISKQFPGVKALDNVTLKVRKGTVHAIMGENGAGKSTLMKCLFGIYEPDSGEIVLNGQKITIKNSREALDLGISMIHQELHPVRDRNVMENIWLGRFPIKNYGFMKLVDEKKMYVETEKLLSRLDIDIKPNELVKNLSASKIQYIEIAKAISYNAKIIIMDEPTSSLTENEVAHLFDLIRTLKKEGVSIIYISHKIDEIFEIADEVTIMRDGKVVGTWDTEALTEDMIISKMVGREMTNRFPIRNSRPGEIILKVENLTSPLPKSFKNVSFELRKGEILGIGGLVGSQRTELVEAIFGLRSIASGKIFIKGKEAVIRSPIDAKRYGLALLTEERRSTGIFPDLNITENATIANISKYIGRFLLLNDKIRKDDTTQMVKTLRIKTPSLRTLIRDLSGGNQQKVLLARWLLTSPEILILDEPTRGIDVGAKYEIYTIMNELTMQGKSIIMISSEMPELLGMADRIMVMCEGYLSGILDKEEATEEKIMRLASKYTN from the coding sequence ATGTCCCTTGCTTTAGAAAAATTTTTAATGGCAGAAGCAGGAGGCATAAAAATGGCTGCTAATGAATTCGTATTAGAAATGAACAATATTTCAAAGCAGTTTCCAGGAGTAAAAGCCTTGGATAATGTAACACTTAAAGTTCGTAAAGGAACAGTACATGCAATTATGGGGGAAAATGGTGCAGGAAAATCTACTTTAATGAAATGTCTTTTTGGTATTTATGAACCTGATTCAGGCGAAATAGTATTAAATGGGCAAAAAATTACCATAAAAAATTCTAGAGAGGCTTTGGATCTTGGAATTTCTATGATACATCAGGAATTACATCCTGTAAGAGATCGAAATGTAATGGAAAACATATGGCTTGGGAGGTTTCCTATAAAAAATTATGGATTTATGAAATTAGTTGATGAAAAGAAAATGTACGTAGAAACGGAAAAACTTTTATCTAGGTTAGATATAGACATTAAACCAAATGAATTAGTCAAAAATTTGTCAGCATCAAAGATTCAATATATAGAAATAGCTAAAGCAATTTCTTATAATGCAAAAATTATAATTATGGATGAACCAACATCCTCTCTGACAGAAAACGAAGTTGCTCATTTATTTGACCTTATACGTACTTTAAAAAAAGAAGGTGTTTCAATAATTTATATATCTCATAAAATCGATGAAATTTTTGAAATTGCGGATGAAGTAACTATTATGCGTGATGGAAAAGTGGTTGGCACATGGGATACTGAAGCATTAACGGAAGACATGATAATATCAAAAATGGTTGGACGTGAGATGACTAACAGATTTCCAATAAGGAATAGTAGGCCAGGAGAAATTATTCTGAAAGTTGAAAATTTAACATCGCCATTACCAAAATCATTTAAAAATGTTTCTTTTGAACTTAGGAAAGGCGAAATTTTAGGTATAGGTGGGTTAGTAGGTTCTCAGCGTACCGAACTGGTAGAAGCTATATTTGGATTAAGGTCAATAGCGTCAGGGAAAATATTTATTAAAGGGAAAGAAGCTGTTATTAGATCGCCTATTGATGCAAAAAGATATGGATTGGCATTACTTACTGAAGAAAGACGTTCTACTGGGATTTTCCCAGATTTAAATATAACAGAAAATGCTACGATTGCTAATATATCAAAATATATAGGCCGTTTTTTGTTACTTAATGATAAAATAAGGAAAGATGACACTACACAAATGGTAAAAACTTTAAGAATTAAAACACCATCATTAAGAACTTTGATAAGGGATTTATCAGGTGGGAATCAACAAAAAGTACTTTTAGCCCGATGGCTGCTTACTTCTCCTGAAATATTAATACTTGACGAGCCAACAAGAGGAATCGATGTTGGTGCGAAGTATGAAATATATACAATTATGAATGAACTTACAATGCAAGGCAAAAGTATTATAATGATATCATCTGAGATGCCTGAACTTTTAGGAATGGCAGATAGAATAATGGTGATGTGTGAAGGCTATTTATCTGGAATCCTTGATAAAGAAGAGGCAACTGAAGAAAAAATAATGCGCCTTGCTAGTAAATATACAAACTAA
- a CDS encoding galactose ABC transporter substrate-binding protein gives MRKLLTYVALLMFVISIVLTGCGNSSNTTSTSNSQQNAGSSTSSNTNNKKLPVIGVAIYKFDDTFMTSVRNAMNEDAQGKAQLNMVDSQNSQPTQNNQIDLFITKHVDALAINPVDRTAAGTIISKAKAANIPVVFFNREPLPQDMQSWDKVYYVGAKAEQSGILQGQIMADYWKSHPEADKNHDGVMEYVMLMGQPGHQDAILRTKYSIQTVEEAGIKVKCLAQDYANWDRVTAHDKMAAWLSAYGDKIEAVFANNDDMALGAIQALKEAGYFKNGKYIPVVGVDATVPGVQALKDGTLLGTVLNDAKNQAKATFNIAYVLAQGQTPTKENIGYDITDGKYVWIPYKKITKDNINDALQ, from the coding sequence ATGAGAAAACTATTAACTTATGTTGCCTTGCTTATGTTTGTTATTTCAATAGTACTTACTGGATGTGGTAATTCCAGTAATACTACATCAACTAGTAATTCTCAGCAAAATGCGGGAAGCAGTACAAGCAGTAATACCAACAACAAAAAATTACCTGTTATAGGTGTAGCAATTTACAAATTTGATGATACTTTTATGACAAGTGTAAGAAATGCTATGAATGAAGATGCGCAAGGTAAAGCTCAGCTTAATATGGTAGATAGTCAAAATTCACAGCCTACTCAAAATAATCAAATCGATCTTTTTATAACAAAACATGTAGATGCACTTGCAATTAATCCAGTTGATAGAACTGCTGCGGGTACTATTATTAGCAAAGCTAAAGCAGCAAATATTCCAGTTGTGTTTTTCAATAGAGAGCCATTACCACAAGATATGCAATCTTGGGATAAAGTTTACTATGTAGGAGCTAAAGCAGAGCAATCTGGTATTTTGCAAGGGCAAATAATGGCAGATTATTGGAAATCACATCCAGAAGCTGATAAGAATCATGATGGTGTTATGGAGTACGTTATGCTGATGGGACAACCAGGGCATCAAGATGCTATACTTCGAACAAAATATTCTATACAGACTGTCGAAGAAGCAGGTATTAAAGTTAAATGCCTTGCACAAGATTATGCAAATTGGGATAGAGTAACAGCACATGACAAGATGGCTGCTTGGTTATCTGCATATGGAGATAAGATTGAAGCAGTATTTGCTAATAATGATGATATGGCGCTTGGTGCTATTCAAGCACTTAAAGAAGCAGGCTATTTCAAAAATGGTAAATATATTCCTGTAGTTGGAGTAGATGCAACAGTTCCAGGAGTGCAAGCTCTTAAAGATGGTACATTGCTAGGTACAGTTCTAAATGATGCTAAAAATCAAGCTAAAGCTACATTTAATATTGCTTACGTTCTTGCACAAGGGCAAACACCGACTAAAGAGAATATCGGTTACGATATTACTGATGGCAAATATGTATGGATTCCTTATAAGAAAATTACAAAGGATAATATTAATGATGCTCTACAATAA
- the galT gene encoding UDP-glucose--hexose-1-phosphate uridylyltransferase, giving the protein MDSREVAFHIERLLNFALKKGLIEELDVIPSRNALMDLFKIEKPYEGEIPEEELESPSPILNKLLDYAMQIGLIENTITYRDLMDARIMGLLMPRESEVVKKFNTIASEKGIEKATEYFYELCKASNYIRMDRTSQNLYWSTPTEYGSLEITINLSKPEKDPKEIEAAKKIPQSGYPKCLLCIENVGFAGNLNHPARQNLRIIPVKVAGEQWYFQYSPYVYYNEHCILLHESHIPMKISEKTFVRLFDFIEQFPHYFMGSNADLPIVGGSILSHEHFQGGRHVFPMEEAPIEEYFIHPQYPNIKAGIVKWPMSAIRLSSKDRDKLIELSSHILNTWKDYSDESCDILAYTKKNGELIPHNTITPIARINKEGEFEIDLVLRNNRTTDEYPYGIFHPHEELHHIKKENIGLIEVMGLAVLPGRLKFELEEIIKFLIGEEKFSPDLYGESSPLYKHIPWIEELLLKYGTNCTREEAENYIKQEVGNKFLKVLLDAGVFKRDEKGKKAFEKFIKTVGFEKIDMKGDLK; this is encoded by the coding sequence ATGGATTCCAGAGAGGTAGCATTTCACATTGAAAGGCTTTTAAATTTTGCACTTAAAAAAGGATTGATAGAGGAGTTAGATGTGATTCCAAGCCGCAATGCACTTATGGATTTATTTAAAATAGAAAAACCTTATGAAGGTGAGATTCCTGAGGAGGAATTAGAAAGCCCTTCTCCTATTTTAAACAAATTATTGGACTATGCGATGCAGATAGGCCTTATTGAGAATACTATTACCTATAGAGATTTAATGGATGCAAGAATTATGGGGCTTTTAATGCCAAGAGAATCAGAAGTTGTAAAAAAGTTTAATACCATTGCCTCTGAAAAGGGGATTGAAAAAGCCACAGAGTATTTTTACGAACTCTGCAAAGCTTCCAATTACATCAGGATGGATAGAACTTCACAAAATTTATATTGGAGTACTCCCACAGAATACGGTTCTTTAGAAATCACTATAAATCTTTCTAAGCCAGAAAAAGATCCAAAAGAAATTGAGGCGGCAAAGAAAATTCCTCAGTCAGGATATCCAAAGTGCCTTTTGTGCATTGAAAATGTAGGTTTTGCGGGAAATTTAAATCATCCAGCAAGGCAAAACTTAAGAATAATCCCGGTAAAAGTTGCAGGAGAGCAATGGTATTTCCAGTATTCACCTTATGTATATTACAATGAGCACTGCATTTTACTTCATGAATCCCATATTCCAATGAAAATATCAGAAAAAACTTTTGTGAGGCTTTTTGACTTTATTGAACAATTTCCCCATTATTTTATGGGCTCCAATGCGGATTTGCCAATTGTGGGAGGCTCGATTTTATCCCATGAACATTTTCAAGGGGGAAGGCACGTTTTTCCCATGGAAGAGGCTCCTATAGAAGAATACTTTATACATCCTCAATATCCTAACATTAAAGCAGGAATAGTCAAATGGCCTATGTCTGCCATTCGCCTTTCAAGTAAAGACAGGGATAAACTAATAGAGCTTTCTTCACATATATTGAATACCTGGAAGGACTATAGTGATGAATCCTGTGACATATTGGCATATACTAAAAAGAATGGGGAACTCATTCCTCACAATACGATTACACCAATTGCGAGGATTAATAAAGAGGGGGAATTTGAAATTGACCTTGTCCTTAGGAATAACAGGACAACAGATGAATACCCCTATGGAATTTTCCATCCTCATGAGGAACTTCATCATATAAAAAAAGAAAACATTGGACTTATAGAAGTTATGGGATTAGCAGTTTTGCCAGGAAGGCTGAAATTTGAGCTGGAGGAAATTATTAAATTTTTAATAGGGGAAGAAAAATTTAGCCCAGACTTGTATGGTGAAAGCAGTCCTCTATACAAACATATTCCATGGATTGAAGAATTGCTTCTAAAATATGGAACTAACTGCACTAGGGAAGAAGCCGAAAATTATATAAAACAGGAGGTTGGAAATAAATTTTTGAAGGTTCTTTTAGATGCAGGAGTGTTTAAAAGAGATGAAAAAGGGAAAAAAGCCTTTGAAAAATTTATAAAAACAGTAGGCTTTGAAAAAATAGATATGAAAGGAGACCTTAAATGA